One genomic segment of Hymenobacter psoromatis includes these proteins:
- the fabD gene encoding ACP S-malonyltransferase gives MTAVLFPGQGSQFPGMARELYAQSEAARALLNQANDLLRFDLTKLMFEGSEEDLRRTDVTQPAVFVHSVAQFVARSGGLPAMVAGHSLGEFSALVAAGVLSFADALPLVARRAQAMQAACQEQPGTMAAILGLPDEAVEQGCAQVTAGGDVVVAANYNCPGQLVISGTVAGITKACEVLKAAGAKRALPLPVGGAFHSPLMQSAQAALAEAIERTAFRPARCPVYQNVDAAPHRDPAKIKANLLAQLTAPVRWTQSVRAMFADGATHFVECGPGKVLQGLVKKIEPAAILE, from the coding sequence CTGACGGCCGTACTCTTTCCCGGCCAGGGCTCGCAGTTTCCGGGCATGGCCCGCGAGCTATACGCGCAGAGCGAAGCCGCCCGCGCCCTGCTCAATCAGGCCAACGACCTGCTGAGGTTTGACCTCACTAAGTTAATGTTCGAGGGTAGCGAAGAAGATTTGCGCCGCACCGACGTTACTCAGCCCGCCGTGTTCGTGCATTCGGTGGCGCAGTTCGTGGCCCGGTCGGGTGGGCTGCCCGCGATGGTGGCCGGCCACTCGTTGGGCGAGTTTTCGGCGCTGGTGGCGGCGGGCGTGCTTTCTTTCGCCGATGCCCTACCCCTGGTAGCACGCCGCGCCCAGGCCATGCAGGCCGCCTGCCAGGAGCAGCCCGGCACGATGGCCGCCATCCTGGGCCTGCCCGATGAGGCCGTGGAGCAAGGCTGCGCCCAGGTAACGGCCGGCGGCGACGTGGTAGTGGCCGCCAACTACAACTGCCCCGGCCAGCTCGTCATTTCGGGCACGGTGGCCGGCATCACCAAAGCCTGCGAGGTGCTGAAAGCCGCTGGGGCCAAGCGCGCCCTACCCCTGCCGGTGGGCGGGGCCTTCCACTCACCCTTGATGCAGTCGGCCCAGGCAGCCCTGGCCGAGGCCATCGAGCGCACGGCCTTCCGGCCCGCCCGCTGCCCCGTGTACCAGAACGTGGACGCCGCTCCCCACCGCGACCCGGCTAAAATCAAAGCCAACCTGCTGGCTCAGCTCACGGCTCCCGTCCGCTGGACGCAAAGCGTGCGGGCCATGTTTGCCGACGGCGCGACGCACTTTGTGGAATGTGGCCCCGGCAAGGTATTGCAGGGCTTGGTCAAGAAGATTGAGCCCGCGGCCATTCTGGAATAA
- the folK gene encoding 2-amino-4-hydroxy-6-hydroxymethyldihydropteridine diphosphokinase gives MTTLAYLLLGSNLGDRAARLARARTDLAGAAGHVVAASALYETAAWGVEDQPDFLNQVVALETSLDAPALLAACQAAELRQGRERRVRWGARTLDVDVLLFGSEIITIPTLTVPHPALPFRRFALVPLAELAPQLVHPQLSRTVAELLAECPDELKVNKMEGS, from the coding sequence TTGACTACTCTGGCTTACCTGCTGCTGGGCAGCAATCTGGGCGACCGCGCCGCCCGCCTGGCGCGAGCCCGCACCGACCTGGCCGGCGCGGCCGGGCATGTGGTAGCCGCCTCGGCCCTCTATGAAACCGCCGCCTGGGGCGTGGAGGACCAGCCCGATTTTCTAAACCAGGTAGTGGCCCTCGAAACCTCGCTGGATGCCCCGGCCCTACTGGCGGCCTGCCAGGCCGCCGAGCTGCGGCAGGGCCGCGAGCGGCGCGTGCGCTGGGGAGCCCGCACCCTGGACGTGGACGTGCTGCTTTTTGGGTCGGAAATAATCACTATCCCCACGCTCACCGTGCCGCACCCGGCACTGCCCTTTCGACGCTTTGCCCTCGTGCCGCTAGCCGAGCTGGCTCCGCAGCTGGTGCACCCGCAGCTGAGCCGCACCGTGGCCGAGCTGCTGGCGGAGTGCCCGGACGAGCTGAAGGTCAATAAGATGGAAGGTAGTTAG
- a CDS encoding alpha/beta hydrolase family protein produces MLRTVEFTLVGRAHGRPFAADATYQSTGQPQPIIVFVHGFKGFKDWGHFGLLARFFAEKGFVFIKLNLSHNGVVVGGTGDLEDLEAFGQNNFSLELDDLGQLLDALHTPGATPLPAAGLDLRRLYLVGHSRGGALVLLKAAEDPRVAAVATWAAVADLHPRWPADVVAQWQREGVLYVPNARTGQQMPLYYQLAENFFAHRARLDLPALVPGLRQPLLLIHGDEDETVPLAAVYQLHAGQPAAEVLVVPGAGHMFGGAHPWAGPALPPPAQLIAERTSAFFEEMWN; encoded by the coding sequence ATGCTCCGTACCGTCGAGTTCACGCTAGTTGGCCGCGCCCACGGCCGCCCTTTTGCCGCCGATGCCACCTACCAGTCCACCGGGCAGCCGCAGCCTATTATCGTGTTCGTGCACGGCTTTAAGGGGTTCAAGGATTGGGGCCATTTTGGGCTGCTGGCCCGGTTTTTTGCCGAAAAAGGCTTCGTATTCATCAAGCTCAACCTCTCGCATAATGGTGTGGTGGTGGGTGGTACCGGCGATTTGGAAGACCTGGAAGCCTTCGGCCAGAATAACTTCAGCCTGGAGCTGGACGACCTGGGCCAGCTGCTGGACGCGCTGCACACACCGGGGGCTACCCCCCTGCCCGCCGCTGGCCTCGACCTGCGCCGCCTCTACCTGGTGGGCCACAGCCGCGGTGGCGCGCTCGTGCTGCTCAAGGCTGCCGAAGACCCGCGCGTGGCGGCCGTGGCTACCTGGGCCGCCGTGGCCGACCTGCACCCCCGCTGGCCCGCCGACGTGGTGGCGCAATGGCAGCGCGAGGGCGTACTCTACGTGCCCAACGCCCGCACCGGCCAGCAAATGCCGCTGTACTACCAGCTGGCCGAAAATTTCTTCGCCCACCGGGCCCGGCTCGATTTGCCGGCCCTGGTGCCGGGCCTGCGCCAGCCGCTGCTGCTCATTCACGGCGACGAGGACGAGACGGTGCCGCTGGCGGCCGTGTACCAACTGCACGCCGGCCAGCCCGCTGCCGAAGTGCTAGTGGTGCCGGGGGCGGGCCACATGTTTGGCGGCGCGCACCCGTGGGCCGGCCCGGCCCTACCCCCCCCGGCGCAGCTCATCGCCGAGCGCACCTCCGCTTTCTTCGAAGAAATGTGGAATTAG